Genomic DNA from Solanum dulcamara chromosome 4, daSolDulc1.2, whole genome shotgun sequence:
GGATTGTCACTAAgtgaattcaaaatataaagaagcaAACATACGAAGAAGCAAAAAGTTTCAACATCTCCtaatatagtataatttttcgacCATTGTGATACCCTAGCTTTGCCCCTGCCACCACCACCGCCGCCACCACACATAAAAAGGGAAATTTAAAGGTATACTCCACAGTAATTAATCAAATGTCCCTATTACTAATATTAGGGAAAAACTTATCAGAATTCATAGTAATTTCAATAAAAGAAACGCCTCAACCCCACCACACCGCTCAAAAATGAAACGTCTTTACTCATAGAATAAACCCACCaaataattaacaaaaaaaataaaacgaaTCTCATTCTAAAGAATTGACATAAACATTACAATTCATAGCAACTTTAGAAATCAAAATTAAAGCAaatcaatcaaaaaaattatttttttcaatgacGGTGGTGTGTTCAGCATCCCAAACAGAACAAATTGGATCCCCAGATTATTACTTCCATAAAACAATCAAGAATTCGATTAAAACCCAGAATTGGTCCCCCCAAAACAAACTGAAAAACACAGATAATTTTACTTGAAGAAGCTGAATATTGAGAATTGAAAGAGGGAAAAAACTTACCAGTTAGAAGGGAAGAGGCAGAAGAGAGAGTAGAGTGAACAGCGATTAGTGATTggtgaagaaagaaagaaaaaaaaaagggaaaagagaaTTAATTTGTTTTGTAAGCAATTTATTTATGGAATAAAAATGAAGTAAGCTTGGAGCGGGATTTTTGGAGCAatggtaaaattatttttatgtgattTGTATATTACGAGCTTGAGTTATTGAAATAGTTATTAATGTTTGTATTAGAACATGTTTTTTTATGTCACACCGTGTTTCTCTGAATCATGTTAACACGTGATGTTTTGTGTATCTAACCGTCTTTTTTCTACTTTGTTCGTATCAAATTATCTATGGttagttttaaaaataattatctcaaattatttataaattttgagttaaaattAAGTATTATTTTTGGCTTAGTAATAATCTTGAAGGCTATAAACATATGTAAGCAAAGACAGATTCATGATTTTGAATCTCTGGGTGTCACGTTGCTTAGAATAGTAACTAATGCCAAAAACTCTAGCATAAAACAAgataatacttaatatttattagtAAATTTGCATACAAAATTTAGACTTCTTCCGTTGATTTAATTAAGATTTTAAACTTAAGTTACAAAACACAAATAATAATGTACTTTAGAAATGTTTATATTGACACGTCTCCAAATTCATTGTAGTTTCAcagagagaaaaaataatttctaaatttGATTTGACATGAAATTCCAAAAGTTATTTTTGCAAAACTCAAATAAAACATGATCcttcaattattattaatttttatttttgatcatTGTGATATTTTACTAAACACTCATATCTTTCAATTAATTGAAAAATACTTTTGATCTCTTTTCTTGTAaataagtattatattttttaatagaattttaaatcttaaattatttaattatttatgtgttaAAATTTTGTTTCTGATATcagtcaattttatttttatttttttaataaaagaacACCCACAAAAATGTCTACTCAGAGGTGTCAGCTTCCGTTTCAAGTCTTGAGGGTGTTCCTACCACTCCTTACCAAGAATATTCCATCGATTCCAAAATACTTCGTTACTTTTTGTGTTTTTGAGAATCAAACTATATAACTTTTAGTTCGGATCAACTGTCTGGATGGGTCAACATTTCGGAACCCTTAATTAAAATCCACACCAAATCGGTTGTTGATTCATGAGTCAAATTGGGCGGATCAATcggatgaaaaaaaattaagaaaaaactaTCTAATTAGatatacattcatatcatatctactaattcaatatatatttttaaatatttaatttttttcgactatttattaattatatatcaaatttgaaatcaaatacaTTGAGATATATTGTTCCTTAAAAATAGCCTAAAATAATCCTACCCACTTAATTATCTACTTAATTTACTCCTTCACTCCAAATCAATTCACACTCTCTCTTACAACGGCAGCAGCCAAGGGCAGTAAAATAGCCCAAGCAACAAGGTTCACCAAAGTTTCAGTCTCTCGTTGGTTTGATGGAGTGAAGTTTCAGTTCGTCAATGTCATGGTCGACAGAATGCTCCTTGTTGGTTTGGTGGTGGTGGAGATAGTTTGTAGAGCGTGGTGGTGATGgtaattgttgttgttagtaGATAGTAATGCTGGTGGTGATAATTGTGACGGTGGAGGTGGTTGATGTTAGAAGTTGGCAGCAATGCTAGTTATGATAATGGAGGTGATTAGTATTAGAAATTGATCACAGTTGTGATAGTGTTTGATAGTAGTATTGGAGGAGTTGGCGGCTGTATTAGTTGTGATGGTGAAGTTTGTTGATAGTAGAAATTGACTATAATGGTTGAATGAGGGATATACTCGAACAATCTAGGTAATCGCATGTAGGGAGGGGGTGTTCacgaaaaaattgagaaaatagaACACAACAGAAAAACTGATTTAATTggttttaatttgattcttcTATTTGAAAGACCGACTTAATAATGGGTTTAGTTATCTTTCCGATAGAAATCGACTCAAAACGTACAAACATTATCACTATCTAACAAAAGTTGATCAACCATATTGCATGTCAACTAGAGTTCTGAAATTAAGCCCCATTGGAGATGCAGAGTCTACAACATTCACAGCCCCAATGCATTTCTTCCGGCAACAAATCCCAAATCAGAGTTTGCCACCATACAAGTCCTGGGTCCCTGTAACTTCTTTTTCCAGGGCATTCATCCTCTTCATTGCATCTTGCAGCTGGATATTTTCACTCCTTGTTCGATACTCATCAATATCTATGGCAGGAACAACAGCCTGACAACCACATCGATCGCAAATTGGATTTGCCATAGCTTCCTTCAGTGCAGTATGCTCTAGGCGAAGCTtagcattttcttctttcaaggTTCCATTTTCTTCGTGTTCTGATTTCAACTGATTAAACAACATAATACACTTTAATAAATAACCACAAAAAATTCATACAAAGGAAAAAATGAATCAAGGAAAGGGAAGCATGTGATGCATTACCTTCACTTGGTTTCTTCTATTCTGGAACCAAATCTTCACTTGATTGCAATCCATGGACAGTTTGTTTGCAAGTTCTATACTTGCTTTTTGATCAGGATGGGGATTTTCTCTGAAGAAACTGCAACCAAAGAGACAAACAAACCAAAAATTGGAATCAAAATTAGCAAATTAAGAAGTACAAAAGAGATTGGAAATGATACTCACGCTTGCAGCTCTTGAAGTTGGTTGGGATTACGCCTACTGTATTTCCTCTTTAATGATCCACCACGCAGAGAATCCAGTTCATCAGATGCAACACCATCTATGTTGTCACTAATAGGTCTGCTCTTGTTTTGATCCTCTCCAGGTCCCTCTATTACAACATTCTTCAAACCTTCTCCTCTCTCAACCATATCATTGTGGCCTTCCATCTTTTGATTTCTGCACCAATTCAAGATGAATCAATTCAACTGAATATTACACTTAAACTTAAAAACACCAAGACTCAAAAGCATTTTTATTATAACAGTTAAGCATATGGAAAGAAATTGCATATGGTGTGTTATTTCTCCTAAGATTTTAACCTTGATTTTAGATAACTTCCACCAACTTCATTGACCGCTAAATTACACCTAACTAGACACTACTAAAAAAGGTCAAAATTAACCTCCAAACCAACTTCAAAGTGGAGGTCGATATTGTACTGATTGGTTTTAAAGCaatttcttttagaaaataCCGACCTTGGGAGGTCAATAGCTTAAATTACACAATTATAAAATGCACCATCCGAATCTAACCCTCATCTTTACCATGATAGGATACAGTCTTACCACTAGACCATTGGTGCTTATTGATTTAAGCCTTtgagtattttttatttatactcttgaaaatattagtattatttttttgagaaacaGTTAAGACATACTTTGGGCCATAGATGGAGTGACCAGTTGTAGCTGAGAAGTGGTAATAGTTATCATTTTGGTGTACGGACTACAAGTCAGTAATCTTGAATCTACAGAACCACTTCATttctactactattactaccaTAAAGCCTACAAAAATCATCAATATAGAAACCAGAGTAGTCCTCTTGTCACAATTAAGAAAGGACAAACTCAATTCACCATTAACCCGTGTGAAAACAcaactattttatattttctcattgattcaatcaaaatatgTATAAGAATAGCTACTAAACATTTTTCAGTGAGAAATTTCAATGGGAAAATagtgattttttagtagtgaattgATCTAAGATGAGTTTAAAcgaaaaaagtaataaaaattCTTCTAgtgaatttataatttaatatgGAGTTCGAGTAATTATCATTGTTGGTGGTGTCACAAGACGTAAATTTAGTTGAGGTGGGGAGACAAGGGAAGAAAAGGGAAGATTTTGCAAAGATTTAAGTGGTGACTAGTTTTTCACTGCCACCTTAGTGTATCTCATTCAGTCAGTGTGGATTATTAATAGCCAAAAAGGTGAAAAAACACTGAACACAAGGACTTTGTTTCTGATATTTCAAGTCGTTGCAGCATACATTGTTTTGAGAAAGCCAAGCCCTAGAAAGAAAAAGGCTCCCAGGCACAGTTCCCAATACCCTTTCTCTCTCCTACTTTCTACGAGAGAGAAGCCCACCACTCCCACTGGAATCAACCTTTTCTTTCATGAGATAGGCGAGATCTGTGGAGGTTGGGTGGCTATGGAGGAGGAAACAGAGTTGAAAAATCATATGAAATGGGCGAGGATCCTGGTTGCAAACAATGGTAGCAAAATTCCAAAAGAGGTGGCTGTGTCACGGAACGGCATAAAATTCTACTTCCAAATCTGGCCGGAATGCTCGACAAGATTTGAAATTGTGCCAGAAAACGATAAGGGGAAAGAAGACGCATTTTACCCACTCCAGCGGTTTAACCAAAGGATATTAGGGGAGAGGATATGTGATGATGATAGCGAATCTGTTATACCCgcacttttgtacattggaacatgttttttttctaaaagattgtcatctgatccatgttatctatgaagttctatgtgagtagcgatggttggaaataggtttagagggatttggaaggagttggaggccaaataatgagtcgtgttaatcgacctacttgcgtaagctaccgacttggatgtcttacataattaagctacttgagtatacgtcgagcttaagtagcaaggattacataggttcttaaagtgagacgagattacaaacccacgaaagaggaaaaaggaggtgatgcacctacttggaccaagtaggtgacgcacctacttgggtggaccccaccccaCCACATGGCAGCCATGGGAtggatgcatggatgaggtggccaAATAAgcgttggacacgtgtcactctctaaggaagggtatatatacatatatggatGACTAAGCTTTCATTTCATCTTCTACACTTAGCCAAATTTAGAGAAAATCCTtgagagaaagagaagagagcTACGGCTAGGGTTCTaacaaggtaagccctccaattttgctccgtaaattaattatctaaggtattcttcgatcacgtgaaggtgtttaacaacgtaaattacttgttggggcagcaagaaggtCCAACGAAAAGTCCATCAACTTTCAGCCACATTGAGGAGCTCTCGAGGTCGATTTTCAACAAGGTAGGGttcttcctttcaaattgaagttgaTGATGTTGTAACGGAGTAGTCCACTTTGTATTAAGTGGGGTCGGAGGTAAGAAAATCACGTGGGTATTGTTGACGTGATAAACGAGCAGAATTGGAGGCGTTATAGTTCGATTAAAGtttggttgttgttgtcgttattatagtattgtatttgaaggtactCGTGTATGTTGAGGGGTTGAAAACATGGCTATGGATGAGTACacgtgctgctggttgcagccacgtTATATTCCTTTCCATGTGATTgcgattttacgaaataaagattgaaaaaccGTATTTTAATGCCGTAGTTTTGAGTGGGCTGTTTGGAACGTGTATTGAGTATTATTGAAGTAGTGTTATTGTATATGGatgctgttgttgttgtggttgttgcgGCTGTACTATTCagaggttaattggaagttcggatagagcaagttataggggaggtgctgcccgatttccgttaacttcttaactaatcgacatactagtcgagaagtaTGAACAAGTCGAAGTCTATTCATAATAGTGTTACCTTTgtattaaataggttaaaggagtaacgaagcAGGCTTGGATACGGTTAATCTGTagcaagtatgtaaagctatccctcttttcttttggcatgtcttagatctaagtgatatatgatatgagtttggaggtaattccattcataagcttcgagtatgattcatgactcttattcacttctgaatgttaagactcttaaagtagttaagctgctacccttgagccttctatatgttaaataggaattggatgtataagctcctattcctaaggactctaagataacaaatgtctctgattccataagttgtttagcgttatcttgatacatgtctatagtTCCTAAGGCTCTATTTGATATgacccctaatgacatttagagggtacttgagacgattactaccctaatcttcaaatgatggttcacttgactattttattgagtcttagatgatgatttaatttgcatataattactcactactctgctcgtgcatactgttaatacatcgttcaccgagtcccataatgggccggctATATTATCGTGCACAGCTTCACTAcctcttcaccgagtcccgagccgggtatgatatatgtatacgatgatatgatatgatgacatgatgatgtgatgatggcaccgagtcccataatgggccgggtacggtataaaTATACACTACTctcttcaccaagtccctcactaaagggtcgggtacggtatgtatatatatatgcatatgatgacataatgatatatttgtaacaccgagtcccgcaacgggccgggtatggtatgtgatgatgatacacATGACTCCATTTTATAAGATGTaagtacagtgatttattaattgttatacttgtcctctgcatccctatgtcagctgtaatctccttatgatgttttatgctttacatactcagtacatatatcgtactgacccccctcttttcggggggctgcgtttcatgcccgcaggtatagacacGCGtgttggggatccgccagcttaggatttccattcaGCAATTCGAAAAGTGCTTGGTTGTACCGGAGCCTGGCTTGTTGGTATTGATCTTTTGGATGTATACATTTAttcattcaggggtacgacgaggGCCCTATCTCATCATCTGTTACTATTGCTATTcctagaggtatgtagacatgtgtgtgggttgtgtatagatGTGGCCCAGTTGTGCTAGTACGACTTATGTTTCGGGGCGTTCCCACTCAcaatggcagccttgtcggcttgcgtatatgtatatgttatatGGCGGAACGTTCCTACAGGTAACGACAGCCTTGTTGGCCTACATACTATGTTATCTTTGATGTtgtaactcctcaggagacaggtgTGTTAATATCTAAATATGGGACATTTTCGAGATaacattctatttccttaagtcccgtatc
This window encodes:
- the LOC129887971 gene encoding homeobox-leucine zipper protein ANTHOCYANINLESS 2-like, with translation MEGHNDMVERGEGLKNVVIEGPGEDQNKSRPISDNIDGVASDELDSLRGGSLKRKYSRRNPNQLQELQAFFRENPHPDQKASIELANKLSMDCNQVKIWFQNRRNQVKLKSEHEENGTLKEENAKLRLEHTALKEAMANPICDRCGCQAVVPAIDIDEYRTRSENIQLQDAMKRMNALEKEVTGTQDLYGGKL